One stretch of Gemmatimonadaceae bacterium DNA includes these proteins:
- the ftcD gene encoding glutamate formimidoyltransferase — protein MRLVECVPNFSEGRRPEIISAIRDAIAAVAGVAILDSSSDLSHNRTVVTFVAPVEQAVDAAFAGIRKARELIDLNHHTGEHPRMGAADVVPFIPLEGTTMEDCIVLARSLGDRVGRELQIPVFLYERAATRPDRENLADVRRGEFEGLREQIGKDPARTPDFGPAHTHPTAGAVAIGARPFLVAYNVYLGPATNLQVAKDVAKALRHSTGGLRYVKALGLEVDGQAQVSMNLVDTEKTPLFRAFEMVKLEAATQGVLTTWSEIVGLVPERALLETAARHIQLRNFSPEMVLERRVRDAVQGGQSLSGFVSSVASSAPVPGGGSVAAHVGALAAALVQMVAGLTAGKKKYASVDAEMRALSLDAAGLVTQLSALVSRDAAAFAEVAAAYKMPNEPADAAARRGEALTKALLGAAQVPLETARACAKAAELAVVVARKGNTNAASDAGVAALLAEAGCRGAVLNVRINVVSLEDKSLGAGLLEEAKQLIAQTSERARAAMNAVEEAIA, from the coding sequence GTGCGTCTCGTCGAGTGCGTCCCAAACTTCTCCGAAGGCCGCCGGCCAGAGATCATCTCCGCCATTCGGGATGCGATCGCTGCCGTCGCAGGTGTCGCGATTCTGGACTCATCCTCGGATCTCTCGCATAACCGCACCGTCGTCACCTTCGTCGCACCCGTCGAGCAAGCGGTCGACGCGGCCTTCGCGGGGATTCGCAAGGCGCGGGAGCTCATCGACCTGAATCATCACACGGGCGAGCATCCACGGATGGGAGCCGCCGACGTGGTGCCGTTCATTCCGCTCGAAGGGACGACGATGGAGGACTGCATCGTGCTCGCGCGCTCGTTAGGTGACCGCGTCGGGCGCGAGCTGCAGATTCCCGTGTTTCTCTACGAGCGCGCGGCGACCCGTCCCGATCGCGAGAATCTGGCGGACGTCCGCCGCGGCGAGTTCGAGGGACTTCGAGAGCAGATCGGCAAAGATCCTGCGCGCACGCCGGACTTCGGACCAGCTCATACCCACCCCACCGCGGGCGCGGTGGCAATCGGCGCCCGGCCCTTTCTCGTCGCATACAACGTCTACCTCGGCCCGGCGACGAATCTCCAGGTCGCGAAAGACGTCGCGAAGGCACTGCGCCATTCCACTGGCGGACTGCGCTACGTCAAGGCGTTGGGCCTCGAGGTGGATGGGCAAGCGCAGGTTTCGATGAACCTCGTCGACACGGAAAAGACGCCACTCTTCCGCGCTTTCGAGATGGTGAAACTGGAAGCTGCGACACAGGGTGTTTTGACGACATGGTCCGAGATCGTCGGCCTCGTACCGGAACGCGCGCTCCTCGAGACTGCGGCGCGGCACATCCAGTTGCGAAACTTCTCACCGGAGATGGTGCTCGAGCGCCGCGTCCGGGACGCGGTGCAGGGCGGGCAGTCGCTCAGCGGCTTCGTGAGCAGCGTTGCGTCGTCAGCGCCTGTTCCCGGTGGGGGAAGTGTCGCCGCCCACGTCGGCGCGTTGGCGGCGGCGCTCGTTCAGATGGTCGCCGGCCTGACCGCTGGAAAGAAGAAGTACGCGTCGGTGGACGCCGAGATGCGCGCGCTCTCCCTCGACGCGGCCGGCTTGGTGACGCAGCTCTCGGCGCTCGTGTCGCGCGACGCCGCGGCGTTCGCCGAGGTTGCCGCCGCGTATAAGATGCCTAACGAACCAGCCGATGCCGCGGCGCGGCGCGGCGAAGCCCTCACGAAGGCCCTCCTCGGCGCAGCTCAAGTGCCCCTCGAGACGGCGCGCGCGTGCGCCAAAGCCGCGGAGCTCGCCGTCGTCGTGGCAAGGAAGGGAAATACGAATGCCGCGTCCGACGCCGGCGTCGCCGCGCTCCTCGCCGAAGCGGGGTGCCGCGGCGCGGTGCTCAACGTGCGAATCAACGTCGTGTCGCTCGAGGACAAGTCGCTCGGCGCGGGCCTGTTAGAAGAGGCTAAACAACTGATCGCGCAGACGTCCGAAAGGGCGCGCGCGGCGATGAACGCGGTGGAAGAGGCAATAGCGTGA